From the genome of Flavobacterium luteolum, one region includes:
- a CDS encoding glycosyltransferase — translation MLIYIFYFFIAVVAVQLFYYLGVFGKFAFAKPQHVKPKNLPVSVIVCAKNEEENVKKYIPLLAQQDYPDFEIVLIDDASSDETLEVFEEFEKEFSNIRLVKVENNEAFWGNKKYALTLGIKAAKKDYLLFTDADCFPSSKDWITSMASQFTMNKTIVLGYGGYEKVERSFLNKIIRFETILTAIQYFSWAKMGLPYMGVGRNLAYKKEEFFNVNGFIDHIQIRSGDDDLFINQAANKTNTTISYTPESFTYSEPKKTYKEWFTQKRRHISTAEHYKFFDKMQLGLFFLSQLFFFILVIILLAFQFQWIAVLAILATRYTVVWIVIGCSAGKLKEKDIKIWFPVVEIALILTQINIFITNIFSKPVYWK, via the coding sequence ATGCTTATATACATATTTTACTTTTTTATTGCTGTAGTTGCAGTTCAACTTTTTTATTATCTCGGAGTTTTTGGAAAATTTGCATTTGCCAAACCTCAGCATGTGAAGCCTAAAAATCTTCCTGTTTCTGTAATTGTGTGCGCTAAAAACGAAGAAGAGAATGTAAAAAAATATATTCCGCTTTTGGCACAGCAAGATTATCCTGATTTTGAAATTGTCTTAATTGACGATGCATCCAGCGATGAAACTCTTGAGGTTTTTGAAGAATTTGAAAAAGAATTTTCTAATATCCGTTTGGTAAAAGTTGAAAATAACGAAGCATTTTGGGGAAACAAAAAATACGCCTTAACACTTGGAATAAAAGCTGCTAAAAAAGATTATTTACTTTTTACAGATGCTGATTGTTTTCCGAGTTCTAAAGATTGGATTACTTCTATGGCTTCGCAATTTACCATGAATAAAACAATCGTTTTAGGTTATGGAGGTTACGAAAAAGTAGAGCGTTCATTCCTAAACAAAATCATTCGTTTCGAAACAATTTTAACTGCGATTCAATATTTTTCGTGGGCAAAAATGGGTCTTCCATACATGGGAGTCGGCAGAAATCTTGCTTATAAAAAAGAAGAATTCTTTAATGTAAATGGCTTTATTGACCACATCCAGATTCGTTCTGGCGACGACGATTTGTTCATTAATCAGGCAGCCAATAAAACCAACACTACTATTTCTTATACACCTGAGAGTTTTACTTATTCAGAACCTAAGAAAACATACAAAGAATGGTTTACTCAAAAAAGAAGACATATTTCTACTGCAGAGCATTATAAGTTTTTTGATAAAATGCAACTGGGATTATTCTTCCTTTCACAATTATTCTTCTTTATATTAGTTATTATATTATTAGCATTTCAATTTCAATGGATCGCTGTACTGGCAATTTTAGCAACTCGCTATACTGTTGTATGGATCGTAATTGGATGTTCAGCAGGAAAATTAAAAGAAAAAGATATTAAAATTTGGTTTCCAGTTGTTGAGATAGCGCTTATATTAAC